The sequence CCTGGCCGGGCGTCGCCGCGACGGCGAGGATGTCGGTCAGTTCGCCGCAGCCGGGGCTCAGCAGGTAGGCCGCCGACGCGGACGGGAACTCGGTCTTGAAGAGGTTCTCGTCCATGCCGTCGGGGTTGGCGACCACGTACGGCTTCAGGCTCGGGATGTAGTCGGAGATCACGCTGCTGATGTCGGTGATCAGCATGTCCGAGCGGTTGAAGCACTCGTAGAGGGAGGCGTCCGCGCCGGTCACCACCTGGTGGCCGCCCGCGCCGCTCCGGTTCGCCTGCTCGATCATCCGGATGAGCCGGGCGTGCACGGCGGCGGCCTCCGCCAGGCGCCGGCCGGTGTAGGGGTGCGGCCGGTAGATGACGCGCAGCCGCGGCCCCTGCTCCAGCAGCGTCCGGACGATCCGCTCGCCCATGCCGAGCAGGGAGCTGTAGCCGTGCTCGCTGTCCCAGCCCTCCCAGGTGGGCGCGTACAGGACGGTGGGGACGGGCCCGCCGGACGGCTCGGTGGTGATCTCGCCGAGCTGCGGGCGGCCCACCTCGACGATGGCCTCGTCGCGCACCCCGGCGTCGGAGTTGTGGTAGCGGTCGCGGCCCGCCGGGCCGGCCACCCACACCTCGTCGAAGACCTTGCTGACGGGGTTGGAGCTCGGGCCCTTGTCGCTGTCGCCGTGCCCGACGAACACGTGCTTGATGTGCTCCTCGCGGAGCAGGTGGAGGTTCTTGCCGGTGTTGCCCGGGTAGAGCGCGACCTTCACGGTCCCGAGGTCGAAGTTCATCATGTCCTCGGCCCGCGTGATGCACACGACGGGGAGCCGGGTGGGCGCGAGCGCGCCGACGACCTCGGGGGAGCGGACGAGGACCATCGCCTTGCGGTCCAGCCGCTCCAGCGTCTCCAGCCACATGTTGGCCTGGTAGACGGTGGTGGGCGGGCCGGTGAAGTACAGGACGACCTCGGGCTTGTAGTGGTCCACGCGGCGCTGCACGTCGCGGCCCGACCGTTCGGCGTCGAGGAGGGCGCGCATCCGGCGCAGCCGCGGCGCCTGCGCGGCCGCGACGGCGATGGCGGCCGCCGCGGTGCCGAGGAGTCCGGCGACCACCAGGGCCGGGAGGCCGAGCAGGAGCCCGGCGGTTCCGAACAGCAGCGGCAGGAGGTCGGCCTGGCTCTCCAGCAGGAGGGTCAGCCGGGCCTGCCAGGCGGCGCCGGGGACGGGGGAGGACGGCTCGCCCTGCCCGAGGTTGCGGGTGACGAAGGGGAGCCGGTTGACGCGCCGCGAGGCGACCGCGCCGGCGAGGGTCGCGGCCCGGATCCAGTCGACCAGCAGGAGGCCGATGGCCGCCAGGACGACGGTCGGCCTGCCGGCGTCGCCCGACTGGACGAGCAGCAGCACGAGGGCCGCCTGCCGGACCAGCACCCGCGCGCCCGGGTTCATCTGGCCCCAGCGCAGCGGCCTGGCCGCGTCCGGCAGCGTTCGCCCGAGGGCGAACTCGGCCGTGTAGCAGAGCACGGCGGCGCCGAGGAACGCCCAGGGCGACCCGGCCGCGGCGGCCCCGATCAGCAGCCCGAGCGTGACGGGCAGCGCCAGCACCGATGAGTACCGCATGAGAGTTGAGTACCGGGAGACGAGACGCCGCACGGCACACCTCCGTCTTGTCAGCGCCTGAGGAATGGCGCATTTGGGGAGAGGGGAAGGGGGGACCTGCGCCCGCCGGGCCGAGCGGGCGCGTGCGGGGGTGGGGTGTCAGCCGGAACGGCCGCCGAGGAGGGGGTCTTCACGACGCACGTCGATGACCTGCCCGGTGAGGCTGGAGAGCAGGACGTTGAGGGAGGTGCGGGCCACCTGGTCGGCGCTCAGCAGGGTGTGCGGGGGCTCCTGGCCGAACGCCGCGGTCCGCATGGGGGTGCTGGTCCGCTCGGGGTTGATGCAGTTGATCCGCACCTTGTCGCCGGACCACTCGTCGGCCAGCGCCTGGGTGAGGTTCACCGTGGCGGCCTTGGCGGAGGAGTACAGGCTGTAGTCGGCGCGCCCGCGGGTGTAGGAGCTGGAGGTGTAGAGCAGCAGCTGCCCGCCGGTCTTGGCGAGGTAGGGGTACGACGCCCGCGCGATGTGGATCGGCGCGAGGTAGTTGACGCGCAGCGCCTCCTCGATCGCCTCGGGGTCGATGGCGTCGAGCCGGCCGATCCGCAGGATGCCCGCCGTGTTGACGACGAAGTCGACGCGGCCGGTCGCCGAGTAGGCCTGCGCGAGCGCGCCGGCGACGTCGTCGGGCCGCTCGACGTGGGTGCGGGTGGCGCCGCGGCTGTAGCCGAAGACGCGGGCGCCGAACCGCTGGGCCAGCTCCGCGATGGAGGCGCCGATGCCCTGGCTGGCGCCGAACACGACCATCGTCTTGCCGCCGAGGGCCTCGGCGTACTCGTCCTCGGTCAGGTCGGGGGCGTCGGAGGAGGCGAGCTGGAACAGCTTGTCCGCGACGAACATGTCGACCGGCTCGGTGACCTTCATGTTGTGCTCGTCGCCGGGGACGACGTAGATCGGGGTGCCGGGCAGGTAGCGCAGCACCACCGTGCAGTCGTCGGTCGCCTCGAAGTTCTCGTCCCGCCACGCCTTCTCGTAGGCGTCGCGGATGGTGGCGAGCCGGAAGCCCTGCGGGGTCTGACCGCGGCGCAGGTTCGCCCGGCGCGGGACGTCCACGATGACGTCCTGGTCGACCTGGATGATCGTGTCGGCGGACGGGATCGCGACGTCCACCGCCCGGTGCTCGCGCAGCGCGGCCACGCAGTCGCGGATGATGCGCTGCGAGAGCAGCGGGCGCACCGCGTCGTGGAACAGCACGCTGGTCGTCTCGGCCGGGTGGTCGGCGAGGGCGTCGAGGGCGAGCTGCGTGGTGGCGTTCCGGGACGTCCCGCCGGGGAGCACCGCCTTGACCTTGGTGCAGCCGGCCTTCCGCACGCAGTCCGCGGCGTCCTGGATGAACCCGGGGTTCATCAGGACGATGATCTCGTCGACGTCGGGGGCCTCCTCGAACACGCCCAGCGTGTGTTCGAGGATCGTCTTCCCGGCGATCTTGAGGAGCTGCTTGGGAGTGCTGAGACCCATCCGCTGTCCGCTGCCACCCGCAAGGATGACGGCTACGACGCGATGCTCACCCTGCGGCGCCATGACCAATGCGACCGTCCTTATTCTTCATGGCAGCCGGAACGGCGGCCGAAAACCGAACGTGATGCAGTCACCCGTGGGATCTGGGGGTGCGGGCGGCACGGCTTTCGCAGGGCTGGTGATCCGCACAGGGGGGAACTGCCGCCTAACTGTACCCGGTCTGTGGAACTTTGAGGCGAATTCACCAACGTTCCAGATTCCTGTAACCCCTTGCATGCAGGGGCCTGCGGCGCCCCGGACCATGATCGTTGCGCCCCGGGCGTCCGGTCGTCACCGGCCGAAGAGCGGCCTCATGTCGGGCTCGACGGCCCAGCGGGTCACGCGGCGCACCGGGGAGGTGCTCAGCACCGTGACGATGACGAAGCAGGCGAGCACCACCGACAGGACGCCGGGAACCGTGTCGAACCAGGCGAGCTTCTGCCAGCCCTCGAACGTGAACAGCCGCGTCAGGAACCCGTGCAGCAGGTAGCCGTAGATGGTGGCGGCGCCGAGGTCGCTGTACCACGTGCGGCGGGACGGGGTGACCGCGAGGAAGGCCAGGATGAGCACGGTCCCGGTGAGCATCAGCCCGGCGCGCATCACGGTTCCGGTGAGCTCGTCCACGCCGAGGTCGCCGTTGGCGGTGTCCCAGTTCAGCCAGCGCGCGTTCATGTGGTCCCGGGTGAGGTACGCGCCCGCGAGCGCGGCCGCCAGGAGCGCGGCGCCCGTGATCCGCGCCCACGGCCGCCGGACGATCTGGATCACCTCCGGCGACAGCGTCAGCCCGAGGACGTAGAACGGCGCCAGCCCGAGGATCCGGTACAGGTCGAGCGCGCTCCCGATGTCGGACATGTAGCAGAGGAGGGCGACGAGCACGGCCGTCGCCAGCGGGAACCTGAGCCGCCGCCACACCGGGGTGAGCAGCCGCCAGACGAACAGCGCCAGCAGGAACCAGGTCAGGTAGTAGGGGTCCAGCGCGTCGAACTGGAACGCCCGCCCGTCGACGCCCCAGGCGAACAGGCTGTAGGCGCACTGGAAGATCAGGTACGGCGCGATGGTCGAGCCGACCAGCCGCACGGCCTTGTCGTCGGTGAGGGTGAACCGCTTGGACAGGTAGCCGCTGACCATGACGAACAGCGGCATGTGGAACAGGTAGATGAAGTTCCAGAGCGCCGCGGCCAGCGGGACGTCCCGCAGTCCCGACAGCCCGTGCCCGCCGGCGACGAGCAGGATCGCCAGGAACTTGGCGTTGTCCAGGTGCGGGTCGCGTCCTCGGGGAGCCGCGCCGCCCTGCGTCCGCGGCTTGTCCTGCGTGCGCTCGGCGGGGGGTGCCGCCGCCGGGGCGGAGTCGGGGACCGGCGCCTCGGCGGAGTCGGGAACCGCCACGACGGACGCCTCGGGTGTCTGTGTCATGAAAGATCTCTGATCCTGGGAGGGGCTCGTGGAGCATACCTAACGAAACGGTCCAGAACCCTCGGAGTCACAGCGCGCTGCCGCGGCGTCACGGGCGGGCGCCGCGGATTCGGCGGGCGTCCCGCGCGCAAGATCCTCTGAGACGGGTACACGCCCGTTACCGAGGCGGCGGCCGTTACCTGATGCGATGGCCGGGGCAGGGTCCGGGGGACCGGGCCAGTGCGGGAGGACGGGAGAGGCATGGGATACGGGAGGTCCACCCGGCAGGGGGTGGTGATCATCGCCGGCGGCACGGTGCTGGTGGCCGGTGTCGCGCTGCTCGTGCTGCCCGGCCCGGGGCTGCTGCTCGTGCTGGCCGGCCTGCTCATCCTCTCCCGGGAGTTCCCGGCCGTGAACCGCTACGTCGAGCCCGTCCGGGAGCGGGCGATCCAGGCGGCCGAGGAGAGCGTGACGTCGTGGTGGCGCCTCACGGGCTCCGTGCTCACCGGGCTCGCGCTGATCGGCGCGGGTGTGGCCTGGGGGCTCGTGGAGGAGCTTCCGCTCAGCGGATGGAGCACGGGCTCGGGGCTCATCCTGTCCGGCTTCATCCTCTTCGGGCTCCTCTACTGGAGCTGGCGGCGGGTCAGGGCCCGCCGCGCCGGCACCCTCCCCGAGTGACGGGCCGGGCGGACGGCTCGACGCGGCCGGGCCCGGCCAGGGCGAAATGTTCTGCCAGGTTGATCCGCCGGCCGGGTATCACCGTGTCATGGGTATGGGCATCCTTCTTCGTGTACTCGTGGCCGCGGGACTCGCGGCCGACGCCGTCGTGCACTGGCGCTTCGCGCCCGACATGGCCCCCGGGCCCAACACTCCGAGCGATGTCATCCCGGGAGACGACCTGTTCCGTGGCCAGGCCATCGCGGCGGCCGTCGCGGCGCTGCTGGTGCTCTTCTGGGCCCGGAGGTGGACGTACGCGATCGCGCTCGTCGTCGCGGCGAGCGCGGCCGGGGCCGTGCTGCTGTACTACTTCGTCGACTTCGGGCAGCTCGGTCCGATCCCCCGGATGTACGACCCGCAGTGGTACGCCGACAAGACGATCAGCTTCGCCGGGGAGGCCGTCGCCGCGCTCGCCGCGCTGATCGGATTCTTCACCGTCGGCAGGAAGGAGAAGGCGGAGTCCTACTCCTCCGCCGTGCGGTGACGCCTCCGGACGCTGCGTCCGTGCGATGAGGGCGCAGTGTCCGCAGGCCAGGCGGAGAGCGAGTCGCGCCGGGCCCTTGACCCGTCAAATGAACGCTCGTTTAATTCCGGTATGGGGCGTATTGCGGGCGTCACTCGTGCGGAGACGCGGGAACGGCTGCTGAGCGCCGCGGCCGACGAGTTCGCGCGGCGCGGCTACGACGGGACGCGCGTCGCCGACATCGCGCGGGCCGCCGGCGTCAGCAACGGCGCCCTGTACGCGCACTTCGACTCCAAGGCCGAGCTGCTGGTGGCCGCGCTCCGCGCGCACGGGCGGCGGCTGCTGGCCGACCTGTTCGACGCCGACCCCGACCGCCCGGTCGTCGAGCTGCTGCTCGCCACCGGGCGATGGCTGCCGAAGCGCCGCGACGCCCGCGCCCACCTCGTCGTGGAGGCCCTCGTCGCGGCCCGCCGGGACGAGGAGGTCGCCCGTCCCATGCGCGACTACGTCGGCGAGCGCGGCGACTGGCTCGCCGGGCTCATGCGCATCGCCCAGACGGGCGAGGAGATGGACCCGGCGCTGTCGCCGAACGCGCTCGCCCACCTCTGCCTGCTGCTCGGGATGGGGAGCGCGCTCATCCCGCCGGACATGCACGCCGTCGGGGACGAGGAGTGGGCCGCGCTGCTCGCGCGGATCGTGGCCGCGCTCGCGCCGCCCCGCCCCGCCGCCGCCCTACACGGGAGGAACACAGTGAAGGTGCAGATCGATACGAAACGCTGCCAGGGGCACGGCCGGTGCTACGACCTGGCCCCCGGCCTGTTCGGCGAGGACGACGAGGGCTACGGCACGGTCCTCGGGGACGGCGCCGTCCCCGAGGGCGGGGAGCACGAGGCCCGCCTGGCGGGCGCGAACTGTCCCGAGCGAGCGATCGACGTTCTCGGGGAGGCGTGAGATGACCGCGGACGACCGCTTCGGCAAGAGCTTCAAGGAGGAGCGGGAGAGCCGCCCGCTCGGCACGCGCAACGAGGTCGTCACGGGCCCGGTCTCCGACTGGGCGACCGACTTCTCCCACCTGGAACCGGAATGGGCCAGCGACCCGTATCCGATCCAGGACGACCTGCGGCGGCGCTGCCCGGTCGCGCGGACCGAGCGGTTCGGCGGCGGCTGGCTGCCGACCCGCTACGAGGACGTCGCGGCGATCGCCTACGACACCGAGCGCTTCACCTCCCGCTCGGTCGTCATGAGCAACTTCCGGCCGCCGCGGGAGGTGGCGCCGGTCGGCGTCACGCCGCCGATCTCCTCCGACCCGCCGTTCCACCACGACGCGCGCAAGCTGCTGCTCCCGGCGTTCACGAAGTCCGCGGTGGCGCGGCTGGAGCCCGCGACCAGGGCGTACTGCCACGAGCTCATCGACTCCTTCGAGGGCCGCGACGTCGTGGACGCCGCCCACGAGTACGCGCAGCACATCCCGATCCGGGTCATCGCCGACATGCTCGGCTTCCCGTCCGAGGACGGGCCCCGGTTCCGCGAGTTCGTCGAGACCACCCTCGAAGGGGTCAACCTCCCGCCGGACGAGCGCATCGCGCGCATGGACAAGCTGTTCGACTACCTGCTGGAGCAGATCCGCGACCACGTCGCCGACCCGCGCGACGACCTCACCACCTACCTCGTCGAAGCCGAGCTGTACGGGCGCAAGCTCGAACGGTCCCACGTTTCGGGGACGATGGCACTGCTGCTCATCGCGGGGATCGACACCACCTGGAGCGCGATCGGCGCCTCGCTGTGGCACCTGGCGAAGACGCCCGCGGACCGCGAGCGCCTCGTCGCGGACCCGTCGCTGGTGCCGACCGCGATGGAGGAGTTCCTGCGCGCCTTCGCGCCCGTCACGATGGCGAGGCTGGTGCGGGAGGACATGACCTGGCGCGGCGTCGAGATGAAGGCCGACGACTGGATCCTGCTGTCGTTCCCCGCAGCCAACCGCGACCCGGAGCAGTTCGACCGGGCGGACGAGATCGCCATCGACCGCGAGGTGAACCGGCACGCCGCCTTCGGCCTCGGCATCCACCGCTGCGTCGGCTCGCACCTGGCCCGCATGGAACTGCGCGTGGCCCTCGAGGTCTGGCTGGAACGCGTCCCGTCCTTCAGCCTGGCCGACCCGGCGGCGGTCACCTGGGCCGCCGGCCAGGTCCGCGGCCCCCGCACCCTCCCCGTCCGCATCAGGTAAGGCGTTCGGCCAGCCGGGGGAGCAGGCGGAGGGCGTTCGCCCGGTCGACGGCGTGGTGGGCGCGGTCGTCCAGCACCGGGTCGCGGTCGAGGTCCCGGGTGTTGAGCGCGACCTCGCGGGCGGAGTTGGCGGGCCAGTCGGTGCCGAACAGGACGCGGTCGGCGCCGGCCGCGGCGATCAGGGACGGTGTGGCGTACGGGGACGCCGGCAGAGCCGTGTCGTAGTGGAACCGGCGGAGCGCCGGGCGCATCCTCGCCGGGAGCGGACCGCCGTCCTCCCGGGCCGAGCGCTCGGCGCGGCCCGCCATGTACGGAAGGAACCCGCCGCCGTGGGACAGGATGACCGACACCCCCGGGTACCGGTCGAGGGTCCCGGCGGCGATCAGGTTGAGCGCGGTGCGGGTGGTGTCGAGCAGGTAGTCGGCGAGCCAGTCCCCGACGCCCGGCGCCTCGGCCAGGCCCTTGGGGGCGACCGGGTGGGTGAACACGACCGCGCGGCGCCGGTCGAGCTCGGCCCACAGCGGGTCGAACATCGGTTCCCCGAGGTAGTGCCCGCCGGCGGAGGTGTTGAGGAGCACTCCGTCCGCGCCCAGGTCGTCGAGGGCGTGGGCGAGCTGCCGCACGGCCAGGTCCGGGTGGAGCATCGCCACGTTGGCGAAGAAGCCGAACCTCGTGGGGTGCTCGCGCGCCAGTTCGGCCAGCGACTCGTTGCACACCTGGACGCCTGAGGCGGCGACCTTCCGGTCCAGGAACACCTCGGCGGGCACCGGCGCGGAGGCCACCCCGGCGGCGATGCCGTTGGTGTCCATCGTCCGCAGGGTGTCCGGCAGCGTCCACCGGGCCCAGGACGGCCCGCCGGTCGGCGGGAGGAGGCCCTGCTCGACCGCCCACCGCCGCATCCGGGGCGGGACGGCGTGGTGGTGGGTGTCGATCCTGCCGCGCGACCGCCCGGGGGTGGCGGCGGCCGCCTCGCCTGCCGGAACGGCGGCCGCGGCCATCGCCAGGCCGGTCACCTGCAGGGCGCGTCGGCGGGTCGTCTCGGGCATGGGCGTCTCCCTCACTCGTTCGATGCGCCGCCCACCATGCTTTCTCTCATGAGAAAGTCTCATCCGAGACTATATCAGAAGCCCCTAAACTGGTCCCATGCTCGACGACCTGCTCGAACGCCTCCTGTCCGAGGACGGCGACCCCGCCGTCCGGCATGTGGGGCTCGGCATGCTCCTGGCCTCCGCGCACAACCGGAGCCGGGCGAGCATGAACGACGAACTGCGACCCCTCGGCATCGACGTGCGCGGGTTCGGCATGCTGCTCGCCCTGGAGATGTACGGGCCGTCCAGCCAGCGGCGCCTCATCGACCTCACCGGCATCGACAAGTCCACGATGGTGCGCATCGTCGACGAGCTGGAGGGCGGCGGCCTGGTCCGGCGCGAGCGCGCCCCGCAGGACCGCAGGGCCCACGCGATCAGCCTGACCCCGGACGGGACGCGGGCGCTGGAGGGCGGGCGGCGCGCCGGCGGCGACGTGGGCGAGCGGCTCTTCGGCTGTCTCGACGGCGACGAGCGGGACCAGCTCGTCGCGTTGCTCCGCCGCATCGCCGGGCGCGCGGGCTGAGCGGGCGCCCGCGCCGGGACGCGTCGCCTGGTCAGGACGGCATCACGGGACGACGTGTGTCGCGTGAGAGACCGGCGGCGCTGGATAGGAGAGAGGTTGCGCCGTCGAGGAGCGCCCAGCGCCGTACAGGAGAGTGAGCATGATCCCTTTGTCGGGCCGGACTTCATGAGCACTGCGGACGAGGTCGTCGTCCACGAGACGCCGCCGTCCCGCGTCCTGATCGGGCCGGGTGCGAGCGAGCTCGTCGCGGACGAGGTCGTGCGGATCGGGGCGGGGAGGGTGCTGCTGGTCGCGGCGCCGTCCGCCGCCGGGCCCGCCGACCGGATCGCCGGGGCGCTCGGGGCCCGGCTCGCGGCGCGTTTCGACCGTCCGGCCCCGCACACCCCGGTCGCCGTGACGGTGCGCGCCATGGAGGCGGCCGCGGGCGCGGACTGCGTGGTCGCGGTCGGCGGCGGCTCCGCGATCGGCTTGGCCAAGGCGGTGTCGGCACGCACGGGCATGCCGCAGGTCGCGGTGCCGACCACCTATGCGGGCTCGGAGATGACGCCCGTGCTGGGAGAGACCGAGGACGGCGTGAAGACCACGCGCCGCGCCCCGACGCTGGCGCCCGGCACGGTCGTCTACGACCCCCGCCTCACCCTGGGCATGCCGTCCGGCCTGACCCGGACCAGCGCGATGAACGCGCTCGCCCATGCCGTCGAGGCCCTGTGGGCGCCGGACGCCACGATGGTCACGGACGCGTTGGCGATCGAGGCCGCGGGCGGCATCCTGGGCGCGCTGCCCGAGGTGCTGGACGACCTGA is a genomic window of Actinomadura citrea containing:
- a CDS encoding CDP-glycerol glycerophosphotransferase family protein; protein product: MRYSSVLALPVTLGLLIGAAAAGSPWAFLGAAVLCYTAEFALGRTLPDAARPLRWGQMNPGARVLVRQAALVLLLVQSGDAGRPTVVLAAIGLLLVDWIRAATLAGAVASRRVNRLPFVTRNLGQGEPSSPVPGAAWQARLTLLLESQADLLPLLFGTAGLLLGLPALVVAGLLGTAAAAIAVAAAQAPRLRRMRALLDAERSGRDVQRRVDHYKPEVVLYFTGPPTTVYQANMWLETLERLDRKAMVLVRSPEVVGALAPTRLPVVCITRAEDMMNFDLGTVKVALYPGNTGKNLHLLREEHIKHVFVGHGDSDKGPSSNPVSKVFDEVWVAGPAGRDRYHNSDAGVRDEAIVEVGRPQLGEITTEPSGGPVPTVLYAPTWEGWDSEHGYSSLLGMGERIVRTLLEQGPRLRVIYRPHPYTGRRLAEAAAVHARLIRMIEQANRSGAGGHQVVTGADASLYECFNRSDMLITDISSVISDYIPSLKPYVVANPDGMDENLFKTEFPSASAAYLLSPGCGELTDILAVAATPGQDPLAAERRTLRDYLLGPEQPDAMTRFAAAVDALAQAGPRSTMYEIPRRAVTAATEHA
- a CDS encoding bifunctional cytidylyltransferase/SDR family oxidoreductase, which encodes MAPQGEHRVVAVILAGGSGQRMGLSTPKQLLKIAGKTILEHTLGVFEEAPDVDEIIVLMNPGFIQDAADCVRKAGCTKVKAVLPGGTSRNATTQLALDALADHPAETTSVLFHDAVRPLLSQRIIRDCVAALREHRAVDVAIPSADTIIQVDQDVIVDVPRRANLRRGQTPQGFRLATIRDAYEKAWRDENFEATDDCTVVLRYLPGTPIYVVPGDEHNMKVTEPVDMFVADKLFQLASSDAPDLTEDEYAEALGGKTMVVFGASQGIGASIAELAQRFGARVFGYSRGATRTHVERPDDVAGALAQAYSATGRVDFVVNTAGILRIGRLDAIDPEAIEEALRVNYLAPIHIARASYPYLAKTGGQLLLYTSSSYTRGRADYSLYSSAKAATVNLTQALADEWSGDKVRINCINPERTSTPMRTAAFGQEPPHTLLSADQVARTSLNVLLSSLTGQVIDVRREDPLLGGRSG
- a CDS encoding acyltransferase family protein yields the protein MTQTPEASVVAVPDSAEAPVPDSAPAAAPPAERTQDKPRTQGGAAPRGRDPHLDNAKFLAILLVAGGHGLSGLRDVPLAAALWNFIYLFHMPLFVMVSGYLSKRFTLTDDKAVRLVGSTIAPYLIFQCAYSLFAWGVDGRAFQFDALDPYYLTWFLLALFVWRLLTPVWRRLRFPLATAVLVALLCYMSDIGSALDLYRILGLAPFYVLGLTLSPEVIQIVRRPWARITGAALLAAALAGAYLTRDHMNARWLNWDTANGDLGVDELTGTVMRAGLMLTGTVLILAFLAVTPSRRTWYSDLGAATIYGYLLHGFLTRLFTFEGWQKLAWFDTVPGVLSVVLACFVIVTVLSTSPVRRVTRWAVEPDMRPLFGR
- a CDS encoding PGPGW domain-containing protein, whose translation is MGYGRSTRQGVVIIAGGTVLVAGVALLVLPGPGLLLVLAGLLILSREFPAVNRYVEPVRERAIQAAEESVTSWWRLTGSVLTGLALIGAGVAWGLVEELPLSGWSTGSGLILSGFILFGLLYWSWRRVRARRAGTLPE
- a CDS encoding TetR family transcriptional regulator, with translation MGRIAGVTRAETRERLLSAAADEFARRGYDGTRVADIARAAGVSNGALYAHFDSKAELLVAALRAHGRRLLADLFDADPDRPVVELLLATGRWLPKRRDARAHLVVEALVAARRDEEVARPMRDYVGERGDWLAGLMRIAQTGEEMDPALSPNALAHLCLLLGMGSALIPPDMHAVGDEEWAALLARIVAALAPPRPAAALHGRNTVKVQIDTKRCQGHGRCYDLAPGLFGEDDEGYGTVLGDGAVPEGGEHEARLAGANCPERAIDVLGEA
- a CDS encoding cytochrome P450 produces the protein MTADDRFGKSFKEERESRPLGTRNEVVTGPVSDWATDFSHLEPEWASDPYPIQDDLRRRCPVARTERFGGGWLPTRYEDVAAIAYDTERFTSRSVVMSNFRPPREVAPVGVTPPISSDPPFHHDARKLLLPAFTKSAVARLEPATRAYCHELIDSFEGRDVVDAAHEYAQHIPIRVIADMLGFPSEDGPRFREFVETTLEGVNLPPDERIARMDKLFDYLLEQIRDHVADPRDDLTTYLVEAELYGRKLERSHVSGTMALLLIAGIDTTWSAIGASLWHLAKTPADRERLVADPSLVPTAMEEFLRAFAPVTMARLVREDMTWRGVEMKADDWILLSFPAANRDPEQFDRADEIAIDREVNRHAAFGLGIHRCVGSHLARMELRVALEVWLERVPSFSLADPAAVTWAAGQVRGPRTLPVRIR
- a CDS encoding amidohydrolase family protein, encoding MPETTRRRALQVTGLAMAAAAVPAGEAAAATPGRSRGRIDTHHHAVPPRMRRWAVEQGLLPPTGGPSWARWTLPDTLRTMDTNGIAAGVASAPVPAEVFLDRKVAASGVQVCNESLAELAREHPTRFGFFANVAMLHPDLAVRQLAHALDDLGADGVLLNTSAGGHYLGEPMFDPLWAELDRRRAVVFTHPVAPKGLAEAPGVGDWLADYLLDTTRTALNLIAAGTLDRYPGVSVILSHGGGFLPYMAGRAERSAREDGGPLPARMRPALRRFHYDTALPASPYATPSLIAAAGADRVLFGTDWPANSAREVALNTRDLDRDPVLDDRAHHAVDRANALRLLPRLAERLT
- a CDS encoding MarR family winged helix-turn-helix transcriptional regulator; translated protein: MLDDLLERLLSEDGDPAVRHVGLGMLLASAHNRSRASMNDELRPLGIDVRGFGMLLALEMYGPSSQRRLIDLTGIDKSTMVRIVDELEGGGLVRRERAPQDRRAHAISLTPDGTRALEGGRRAGGDVGERLFGCLDGDERDQLVALLRRIAGRAG
- a CDS encoding maleylacetate reductase; translation: MSTADEVVVHETPPSRVLIGPGASELVADEVVRIGAGRVLLVAAPSAAGPADRIAGALGARLAARFDRPAPHTPVAVTVRAMEAAAGADCVVAVGGGSAIGLAKAVSARTGMPQVAVPTTYAGSEMTPVLGETEDGVKTTRRAPTLAPGTVVYDPRLTLGMPSGLTRTSAMNALAHAVEALWAPDATMVTDALAIEAAGGILGALPEVLDDLTGPEGRARLQSAAWLAGICLAQTRMGLHHQLAHVLGGAFGLPHAELHTMLLAHVMAFNLPSAPAASARLARVAGPDPVAVVAALARAHRGPTRLSALGVPRERLPEMAGRVAADPYPNPRAPDAGAVAELLDAMW